Genomic DNA from Halobaculum sp. MBLA0147:
ACGACGACGGCGTCGTGTGTCGAGTGGTCGGGTGGGTCGGGTCCGCGAGAGGGTGGGTGTCGGGTGTGCCGGGCGCGTCCGCGGAGGGGGAACTGCGAGTGCAGCGAGGGGTGTGCCTCCGTGGTCCGCCGGGGGGCAGACCGGGGGCGCGCCCACACGGTCGCCGTGCGGGAGACGACTTAATTCTCCGTCAGACGCACGCCGGGCGTCGGACGGACGACAGACGAGAGACCACACGTCGACGGCCTGCGAGACGCCCGACCCCACCGCACCCGACGAACGCCGAGAGGGCCGACCCCCACCACGCGGTGTGAGGCTAACACTCATGTCGCCGCCGCGTGTGTCGGTGGTCGTGCACGGGATCGGACCGCCGCTGGTGACACCGTTCGACGAGTCGGGCGACGTAGACGAGACGAAGCTCCGGGAGGTGGTGCGGTGGGTCGAGGACCACGGCGTGGACTTCCTCGTCCCGTGTGGCTCGAACGGGGAGGCGGAACTGCTGACCGCCGACGAACGGACGCGGGTGATCGAGGTCGTCGTCGAGGAGACCGACCTGCCCGTGTTGGCCGGCACCGGCCACCCGGGGCGACGCGAGACGCTGGCGGCGACGACACGCGCCGCCGAGGCGGGTGCCGACGCCGCACTGGTGGTGACGCCGTTCTACTACGAGCACGACCAGGCCGCGTTGCGCGAGTACTACCGGTCGGTAGCGGACGAGAGTCCGCTGCCAGTGTACCTCTACTCCGTCCCGAAGTACACCGGCGTCCGATTGACCCCGGAGACGGTCGGTGACCTCGCGACACACCCGAACGTCGCCGGGATGAAAGACTCCAGCGGCGACCTCGGCGCGTTCACGCGGACGCGGCGTCGGACCGCAGACGCCGACTTCCAGTTGCTCGTCGGCAGCGGGAGCGTGCTCGGGCCGGCACTGGACGCCGGTGCCGACGGCGGCGTGCTCGCGCTGGCGAACGTCGCGCCGGCCGCCGCCGCGGAGGTGTACGAGACGGTCGCCGACGACCCGACGGCCGCCCGCGAGCGAGCCGCCGACCTCGTGGAGTTGAACCACGCCGTGACCGCCGCGTACGGCGTCGCCGGGCTGAAGTACGCGATGCGCCAGCGAGGTGTGTCCGCCGGACACGTCCGGTCGCCACACCGCCCGCTGACCGACGGCGACGCGCAGGCGCGGCTGGAGTGGCTGATCGAGCCATTCTGAGAGGAGCGGTGGATCGGGACGCGGTCGCCGTTTTCGGCCGCACAGTGCGGTCCGTCAGTCCAGTAGTCCCTCGCGTTCGAACAGCGTCGCCAGTTCTGTCATCGACGCGACGGTCTCGTCACACGTCGGTTCGACGGCGGCCTTCGGCTCGTACCCGACCGCGAGCCCCGCGGCCGCGAGCATCGGGAGATCGTTCGCCCCGTCGCCGACCGCGACGGCCGTCGCCACCGCCTCGTCGACCGCCGCCGCCAACACCGCCAGCGCGTCGTCTTTCGTCCCCTCGATCAGCGGCCCCGTCACCTCGCCGGTGAGCGCGCCGTCCGCGACCGGGAGTGCGTTCGCGACGACGGTGTCGACCGCCTCGCTGGCGTCGGCGTGAGCCAGCGCGCGGGCGACGCCCCGCTCGAACCCGCCCGTGAGGATCGCCACGTGGTGACCCGCGGCGTCGAGTCGCCGGAGGAGCGCGCCGGCGTCGGGGCGTAGGCGCACGCCGTCGAACGCCGCGGCCGCCTCGTCGTCGGGCAGCCCCGCGAGCAGTCCCGCGCGCTCTCGGAGACTCTCCGCGTAGTCGATCTCGTCGGCCATCGCTCGCTCGGTGATCGACCGCATCTCGTCGGCGACGCCCGCCCGCTCGCCGAGCGAGACGGTCATCTCCGAGTCCGACAGCGTCCCGTCGAAGTCGAACGCGATCAGTGTCACGAGTCTCTCTCCGGGCTCCGAGGATTCAACTGTACTGGTCGGGCGCGTAGACGACGAGCGACCGCCGTCACGGTGTGTCGACGGCCAGCACCTCACGGCGGCCCGTCGACGACCGGACCTCGTCACGGTGTCTCGACGAGCGGCACCCGCCTCCGGTGCGTCATCCCTCCCACAGCGACTCGATCCGGCGTTCGATTCGGTCGAGCACCAGTCCCACCACGTCGCGGTAGTCGGTCGGCCGCGACTCGTCGACGCCCGGCGTAGCGGCGTCTGGCGGCGGGTGGTAGTGGTCGCGGTCGTTGTGCGTGTTCGGGTGGCGGTCCCACCGACACTCCCAGTCGCCGTCGGGACGCTCCTCGCGGTAGTGGACGCCGAAGTCGTCGTTGGTGAACCACCGGACGGTGAGTGTCGCCGTCGTCGCCGCCGGGTAGTACGTCGTCGCGAGCGTCGCCCGGAGCGCGAGGTTCCCGTCGTCGACGAGTCGTGCACTCTCGAACTGCCGCGTCTGCCGGAGCGTGTCGCGGACGTACTCCAAGACCGGCCGGTCGACGGGTGGTGCCTCCGCGTCGGTCGGGGGCATCAGTCGCCCGTCGCCTCCCCGTGTGACCGACTCGCCTGTCGACGAGCGCGCTCGTACAGGTCGCGCTCCTCAACGGCGGTTCGCCACGCCGTGAGGTCGTCGTACACCGTCGCCAGCGGGTCGGCGTCGTCTGGCGACGCGACCGTCTCGCTGGCGCGGACGGCGTCGACCTCGCTCGGCGCGTCCGCCTCGTACCGCTCGCGGAACGTCTCGATCCGGTCGCTGAGAGCGACGACGCGTTCGCGCAACTCCGCGACGGAGTGGTCGGTCGCGAGTTCGTCGACTCGTCGCCACGCGAAGTAGTCGTCGTTGCGCTCGTACGTCGTCGGCCGCCCCTCGTGGCGCGTGGCGACGCCGAGGTCGACGAACCAGTCGAGGTACTTCCGAGCCGTCTTCGGGTCACACGCCGCGTCGTCCGCGACCGTCGTCGCCGTCGTCGGCGTCCTGGTCCGCAGGATCGTCCCGTACACCCGCCGTTCCGCGTCCTCGCCGTCGAACGCAGCGTCGAACGGCGGTGGCCCGTCCGCTGGCTGTGTCACGCTCGAACGTGGGTGCCGCCAAGAGATAATTCTTGTTGTCGGGATATTATCCCTCTCGACCTCGCGATACGTGCGGTCGGGCGGTCCGGTCTACGGACGACCGCGTGACGGGTGACGGCACAGAGAGACTCTCTGGAAGCCACGAGTCGTGGTCGGCGCAGGAATCCCCACCGCGGAAAGGCTTACACGCGCGCCACGCCAGCCTCGGGTAGATGCAGGTACTCGTCACGGACCCGGTCGACGACGCCGGCCTCGAACTGTTGCGCGAGGCGGGGCACACGGTCGCGACCGACTACGACGCGGAGGGGGACGCGCTGCTGGCGGCGGTCGAAGACGTCCACGCGATGATCGTCCGCTCGGGGACGGAGGTGTCCGAGGCGGTGTTCGAGGCCGCCGAGGAGTTGGTGATCGTCGGGCGCGCCGGGATCGGCGTCGACAACATCGACGTGGACGCGGCGACGCGCCACGGCGTGATCGTCGCCAACGCACCCGAGGGGAACGTCCGCGCCGCAGCCGAACACACCGTCGCGATGACGTTCGCCGCCGCGCGGTCGATCCCGCAGGCACACGCTCGGCTCCGCGAGGGCGACTGGGCGAAGTCGGAGTACCTCGGGACGGAGTTGGACGGCGCGACGCTGGGGATCGTCGGGCTCGGTCGTGTCGGCCAGGAGGTCGCGAAGCGACTCGACGCACTCGGGATGGAGTTGGTCGTCCACGACCCGTACATCAACGCCGAGCGGGCGGCGCAGTTCGGCGCCGAGTTGGTCGACGACCTCGAGACCTGTCTCGAACGGGCCGACGTGGCGACGATCCACACCCCGCTGTTGCCGGAGACGGAGGGGATGATCGGCGCGGCGGAACTCGAGGCGCTGGGCGACGGGTTCCTCGTCAACTGCGCCCGCGGCGGGATCGTCGACGAGCCGGCGCTCGCACGAGCGGTCGACGAGGGGCCGCTGCGCGGGGCCGCCGTCGACGTGTTCGCCGACGAGCCGGTCGCGCCGGACTCCCCGCTGTTGGCCGTCGACGAGATCGTCGTCACGCCACACCTGGGAGCGAGCACCCGCGCCGCTCAGGAGAACGTCGCCGTCGACACCGCCGAGCAGGTGGTGGCGGCGTTCCGCGACGAGCCAGTGGAGAACGCCCTGAACGCCCCGTCGCTCGACGAGGCGTCGTTCCCGGCGGTGCGGCCGTACGTCGACATCGCCGACACCGCCGGACGGATCGCGGTGCAGTTGCTCGACGACCGGATCGGCGAGGTGGAGGTCCACTACCAGGGCGAGATCGCCGACCAGGACGTGGAACTCGTCACCGCCTCCGCGCTGCGTGGGGTGTTCGGCTCGCTGGAGTACGAGGTCAACGCCGTGAACGCCCCGCGGATCGCCGAGGACCGCGGCGTCGAGGTGACGGAGAGCAAGACGCGGCAGGCCGCGGACTTCCAGAGTCTCGTCACCGTGACGGTGCGGGACGGCGACGAGGAGTTGAGCGTCTGCGGGACGCTGTTCGCCGACGACGACCCACGGATCGTCCGGATCGACGGGTTCCGCGTCGACGCGCGGCCGTACGGCCAGGCGCTGGTGGCCCGCAACCGCGACGAGCCGGGCGTGATCGGCTTCGTCGGGAGCGTGCTCGGGGGGGCGGACGTGAACATCGCCGGGATGTTCAACGCCCGCCAGACCCGTGGCGGCGAGGCACTGACCGTCTACAACCTCGACGATCCGGTCCCCGACGACGTTCTCGCGGAGCTGCTCGCCGACGAGCGGATGGTCGAGGCGACCCAGATCAGTCTCGACCGCGAGGGCGGCACGGGCCGATCCTGACGGGGCGTCGCCGGACGCCTCTGACCCCCTCGTCGCTGGACGGTTCGCACTCGGCTACGCCCGCTCCATCTCGCGGCCACGAGCGGCAACGTCAGGTGCCCCGCCGTCGAACCCACGGGGCGTGACCAGTGACAGTCCGGCGACAGACGCCGACGAGGAGACGGGCGCCGACGACGCGGCGGCAGATCAGGCGGGCGACATCGGCGACACCGACGGAGCGGCGAGTGGCGCAGACGACACTGGCGAGACGGAGGAGTCGAGCGCAGAGCGAAGCTCCCCGGCACTCGCGCACCTCGCCCTGGAGACGGCGGATCTCGACCGTGCGACCGCGTTCTACACCGACCGGTTCGGACTCGTGCCGGTCGACCGGACGGCCCGCGAGACGACGTTCGACGTTGGCGGGACGCACCTCGTCTTGCGGCGTCCGGACGGCGTCCCGCGTGGTGGGCTCCACGTCCACTTCGCGTTCGAGACGCCGCCACGCGAGGAGGCGCGGTGGCGCGCCGAGTTCCCCGACGCCGAGACGGTCACCTTCGGGGACACCACCTCCGTGTACCCGTTCGACCCGGACGGCCACTGTCCCGAGGTCGGCGGGTTCGCCGACACGGGCCAGGGGCTGACGGGCGTGTTCGAGGTCGTCTTGGAGGTCGCCTCGCGACACGACGCCGAGGAGCGGTACCGCGAGTTGGGGTTCGAGCCGATCGACCGCAGCGAGCGGCGGCGACGGGTTCGGCTCCGCGGCCCCGCAGACGCCGACCGCCCCGTCGACCTGGAGCTGTGGGAGCCACAACTCGGCTTGGCAGACGCCCGCGGCGGCGTCCACGTCGACGTCGGGCTCCGGGTCACCGATCCCGCCGCGGCCGCCGAGCGCGCGTTCGGCGACCACCCGTCCGTCCACCCGTTCGAGCGCCCGGACGGCTCCGTCGAGTTGTACGACCCCGACGGCCACCACCTCGTGTTGTCGCCACGCGACGAGGCGTGAGTCGCGGTTGGGCGCCGCGTGACGGGGACGAGTCGCGACCGGTGGGTGCGTGACAGTGAGTGAGTCGCGACCGGTGGGCGCGTGACGGTGAGTGAGTCGCGACCGGTGGGCGCGTGACGGTGAGTGAGTCGCGACCGGTCGCCGCGTGTCGGTGGAGACGCCGGGCGCCGTCCGCCCGGGTATGTCAGGCTTTTTGTCGGGGGAACACGACCGGACGACCGTGACGACGTTGGTCCTGTGTGTGGACCGCGCCGACGACATCGGTCGCAAGTCGGGGGTCCGGACGCCGGTGGTCGGCTGGGACGCCGTCCGCTCGCTCGTGACGGAGGTCGGGTTGGCCGACCCCGAAGACGCGATCGTCAACTCCATCCTCGAGTCGCTGCGGGTCGCCCGCGACCTCGAAGACGGCGGCGAGGAGACGGTCGTCGCGGTCGTCTCGGGCACCGGCGAGTCCGGCGTGGGCCGCGACCGCGCGCTGGCGGGCGGCCTCGACTCCGTGCTCGACCGCTACGACGTGGACGGCGCGGTCGTCGTCGTCGACTCGGCGGCCGACGAGCGCGCGGTGCCCATCGTCGAGTCGCGGCTCCCCGTCGACTCCGTCGACCGCGTCGTCGTCCGGCAGGCGCGCGACATCGAGTCCACCTACTACCTCCTCAAGCAGTTCACCGGCGACGAGGAACTCCGCGAGACGGTGTTGGTGCCGCTCGGGATCGGCCTGATCCTCCTCCCCGTCCTGCTGGTGCAGTTCTCGCCCGCCATCGCGGTCGCGGGACTCACCTCGCTGTTGGGCGCGGCGCTGTTGTACTACGGACTCGGTGTCGACGAGTTCGTCGAGACCGCGCCGGAACGCGCCCGCGAGGCGCTGTACTCCGGGCAGGTGTCGGTGGTCACCTACGTCGTCGCGGCCGGGCTGGCGGTCGTCGGCGCGTCGCTGGGGGCCTTCGAGACGACCGGCAGCGGGACGGGGGACCTGCTGGTCGCGACGATGCAGTTCGTCTACACCGCGGTGCCGTGGCTGGCGGCCGCGGCGTTGACCGCCTCGCTGGGCCGGCTGCTCGACGAGCTGATCCGCGACGAGGCGGTGCGGTCGCCGTACCTCAACCTCCCGTTCGGCGTCGCCGCGCTCGGGCTCGTCGTCCGCGGGTTCGCCGGCTGGTTCCTCGAACGCCGCGCCGGCCGTGCGCACCTGACGATCCTCGACGTGACGATGTCTGCGACCCAACGGCTCGCGCTGTTCATCGTCGCCGGGATCGTCCTGGCACTGGTGGGATTCCGAGTCACCACCCGCGTCTCCGAGGAGACGATCGACGAGGCGCTGGACGACGTGATCGAGGTCGAAGCCGGGGAGCGCCCGGACGGCGGGGAGCCGGACGACCGCGGCGACCACGAGTGAGTCCGTGGCGGCAGCCCCGACACGCGGTGGGAGTCACGTCGGGTCGGGATCGACGCCGTACCGCGACTCGGCGACGGCGAAGGTGAGCGTCGAGAGGACGCCGAGGATCGTTCCCGCCGCCAGCGTCACCGCGAGTCGCTGGACCGGGAGCGGGACGAGCCCGGCGACGCCGGGGACGAAGTAGCCCGACAGCCCGTGGACGACGATAGCGATGGCGACCACGTAGAACGGCGCGTTGACGTACTGCCACCGGAACCGCCCGGCGAGGTACTCGTCGGTCACCTGCCCCAGCGACGTGGTGACGCCCGCCACCGCGAACCAGCGGACGCCGGTGTAGAGGAACGTCGCGACGGCTTCCGTCGCCGTCGGGGTCGCGAGGGCCGCCCGGACGCTGCGAACCTGTTCGACACCCTGGACGACCCCGACGAGGATCAGCGCCACGGCGACGGCGTAGGTGACGATGGTCACGCGCCCGGCGTACAGCCCCTGCCGGAGGCGGTCGGCCGCGGCGTCGACCGTCTCCTCTAACCCGAGGCCGTGGAACAGCGAGTACAGCCCCGTCAGCCCGGAGAGCACGCCGAGCAGCGCCGCGCCGGGGACGTTCAACAGCGAGGCGCCGACGGCGGCCGGGTAGATCAACAGGACGATCCCCAGCGGGACGAGGATCGTCCCCCGGGTCTCCGGGTCGTCCAGCACCTGCTTCATCGTGTAGTAGATCGACTCCAGGTCCTGTGCCTGCCGGACGACGACACGGCGCGTGCCGTCGATGGGGACCCGTGACCGGATCACCGGGAAGACGGACTCGTCTTGGGCGCCGTCGGTGACGACGACGGAGCGGACGTCCTCGCCGGTCGTCAGCGACGCCAGGACGGTGTCGACCTCCTCGCCGACGCGGCGGTTGGCCGCCACGTCCGAGCCGTCGACGCCCGTGACGACCGCCACCTCCACCTCCTCGTCGACGCTCTCGCGTAACTCGTCGTACGCCTTGACCGCCTGGAACAACACGTTCACGTCGGAGTCCTCCGGGTCCGCCGTCGCGAGACGGACCGCCGCCTCCTCGACGGCCGCGCGGCCGACGACGGGCGTCTCCATCCCCGTCTTGCGGCCGAGGTCGTCGTCGAGGTCGACCGGGAGGACCAGGTACATCGCGAGGGGGTTGCGTGTGAGTGTACGAAAGCTTTCGGGCGCAGTGCGGGCGAACGGCCAGACGCCGTCGACTTCGGCGGGGTGGAGTCGATGCCGACCCGTTGCGACGGGAGCAGCAACGTTCGAATGGATTGGCCGTTTGGGAGTGGCGCGCGAGGAACGCGCGAGGGAGGAGCGAGCGGAGCGAGCGACGAGGCTGGGGAGGGAGAGGTGCTGTGCGAGGCGGTTCCGGGTGGGACCGGAAGGGGCGGTCACGGCGGCTCCGCCGCCGTTTCCTCGGGAGAGATTCGCTCTCCCGTAGATCCGCTCGCGTTCAGTTCAGTCGTCTCGGCGACCTCTATCGCGCCGAACGGTGCCGAGAGGCGCGATATGTCGCCGAGCGACCGCGAGCGGATCGGGGCTTCCCGGGTGACGGCCCCATTCAACTCATGCAGTCTATCCGAACACATCGACACAGGTGTATCGAGACGCCACCACACCACACACTCTCGGGCGAAACCTCCCGATTAAGTGGCGCGGCGGAGACACTCCGGTGATGGCCTCGTACGTGGGGGTCGATCTCGGGGCGACGAACGTCCGGGCAGTCGTCGGCGACGAGACCGGCGAGATCGTCGGGATCGCGCGCGACGCGACGCCGACCGGACCGACGGGGATCGCAGTGACGGAGGCAGTGTTGGACGTGACCCGGCGCGCCTGTGCCGACGCCGGCGTCGCGCCCGAGGAGGTCGTCGCCGCGGGCGTCGGCTCCGTCGGGCCGCTGGACCTGGCGGCGGGTGCGGTCGAGGACCCCGCGAACCTGCCGGACCGGATCGACCGCGTCCCGTTGACCGGGCCGCTCTCGGAGTTGCTCGACACTGACCGGGTGTCGTTGCACAACGACACGAACGCGGGTGTGATCGGCGAACGCTTCTACAGCGACCGCAACCCCGACGACATGGTGTACCTCACGATCTCGACCGGGATCGGTGCCGGCGTCTGTGTCGACGGCAACGTCCTCACCGGCTGGGACGGCAACGCCGGGGAGGTGGGTCACGTCGTCGTCGATCACGAGGGGGCGATGACGTGTGGCTGTGGCCGCGAGGGCCACTGGGAGGCGTACTGTTCGGGCCAGAACGTCCCGCGGTACGCACGCCACCTCCACGAGACGGAGGACGTGCCGACGGACATGCCGGTCGACGACGAGTCGTTCGGCGCGCCGGAGGTGTTCGCGGCCGCCGGGACGGACCCGCTGGCGACGCTGACGGTCGAGCGGGTCCAACGCTGGAACGTGATCGGCGTGGCGGATCTCGTCCACGCGTACGCGCCGCTGGTCGTCTTCGTTGGCGGCGCGGTGGCGCTAGAGAACCCCGAGACGGTGTTGGAGCCGATCCGCGAGCGGCTCCCCGAGCGCGTGATGACGAACGTTCCCGACGTGACACTCACGACGCTGGGCGACGACGTGGTCGTGAAGGGCGCACTCGCCGCCGCGCTCACCGACGGCACCGGCGACCGCTCGCGGCTCTCCGCGTGAGTCGAGCGGCCGGCGGCGAGACGCGAACGATCCTCGCCGCGTGATCGGGGGACGACCGCGAGACGCGAACGGTTCGTACTCGTCACGCTGTTTGCGACCGTGAGACACACCGACGCCTACTTGCCGCTCCCCGTCCGACGACGGGTATGCGACGGCGC
This window encodes:
- a CDS encoding DUF373 family protein, with amino-acid sequence MTTLVLCVDRADDIGRKSGVRTPVVGWDAVRSLVTEVGLADPEDAIVNSILESLRVARDLEDGGEETVVAVVSGTGESGVGRDRALAGGLDSVLDRYDVDGAVVVVDSAADERAVPIVESRLPVDSVDRVVVRQARDIESTYYLLKQFTGDEELRETVLVPLGIGLILLPVLLVQFSPAIAVAGLTSLLGAALLYYGLGVDEFVETAPERAREALYSGQVSVVTYVVAAGLAVVGASLGAFETTGSGTGDLLVATMQFVYTAVPWLAAAALTASLGRLLDELIRDEAVRSPYLNLPFGVAALGLVVRGFAGWFLERRAGRAHLTILDVTMSATQRLALFIVAGIVLALVGFRVTTRVSEETIDEALDDVIEVEAGERPDGGEPDDRGDHE
- a CDS encoding VOC family protein — protein: MTSDSPATDADEETGADDAAADQAGDIGDTDGAASGADDTGETEESSAERSSPALAHLALETADLDRATAFYTDRFGLVPVDRTARETTFDVGGTHLVLRRPDGVPRGGLHVHFAFETPPREEARWRAEFPDAETVTFGDTTSVYPFDPDGHCPEVGGFADTGQGLTGVFEVVLEVASRHDAEERYRELGFEPIDRSERRRRVRLRGPADADRPVDLELWEPQLGLADARGGVHVDVGLRVTDPAAAAERAFGDHPSVHPFERPDGSVELYDPDGHHLVLSPRDEA
- the serA gene encoding phosphoglycerate dehydrogenase, coding for MQVLVTDPVDDAGLELLREAGHTVATDYDAEGDALLAAVEDVHAMIVRSGTEVSEAVFEAAEELVIVGRAGIGVDNIDVDAATRHGVIVANAPEGNVRAAAEHTVAMTFAAARSIPQAHARLREGDWAKSEYLGTELDGATLGIVGLGRVGQEVAKRLDALGMELVVHDPYINAERAAQFGAELVDDLETCLERADVATIHTPLLPETEGMIGAAELEALGDGFLVNCARGGIVDEPALARAVDEGPLRGAAVDVFADEPVAPDSPLLAVDEIVVTPHLGASTRAAQENVAVDTAEQVVAAFRDEPVENALNAPSLDEASFPAVRPYVDIADTAGRIAVQLLDDRIGEVEVHYQGEIADQDVELVTASALRGVFGSLEYEVNAVNAPRIAEDRGVEVTESKTRQAADFQSLVTVTVRDGDEELSVCGTLFADDDPRIVRIDGFRVDARPYGQALVARNRDEPGVIGFVGSVLGGADVNIAGMFNARQTRGGEALTVYNLDDPVPDDVLAELLADERMVEATQISLDREGGTGRS
- a CDS encoding HAD family hydrolase, producing MTLIAFDFDGTLSDSEMTVSLGERAGVADEMRSITERAMADEIDYAESLRERAGLLAGLPDDEAAAAFDGVRLRPDAGALLRRLDAAGHHVAILTGGFERGVARALAHADASEAVDTVVANALPVADGALTGEVTGPLIEGTKDDALAVLAAAVDEAVATAVAVGDGANDLPMLAAAGLAVGYEPKAAVEPTCDETVASMTELATLFEREGLLD
- a CDS encoding sugar-specific transcriptional regulator TrmB yields the protein MTQPADGPPPFDAAFDGEDAERRVYGTILRTRTPTTATTVADDAACDPKTARKYLDWFVDLGVATRHEGRPTTYERNDDYFAWRRVDELATDHSVAELRERVVALSDRIETFRERYEADAPSEVDAVRASETVASPDDADPLATVYDDLTAWRTAVEERDLYERARRQASRSHGEATGD
- a CDS encoding DUF373 family protein, which translates into the protein MYLVLPVDLDDDLGRKTGMETPVVGRAAVEEAAVRLATADPEDSDVNVLFQAVKAYDELRESVDEEVEVAVVTGVDGSDVAANRRVGEEVDTVLASLTTGEDVRSVVVTDGAQDESVFPVIRSRVPIDGTRRVVVRQAQDLESIYYTMKQVLDDPETRGTILVPLGIVLLIYPAAVGASLLNVPGAALLGVLSGLTGLYSLFHGLGLEETVDAAADRLRQGLYAGRVTIVTYAVAVALILVGVVQGVEQVRSVRAALATPTATEAVATFLYTGVRWFAVAGVTTSLGQVTDEYLAGRFRWQYVNAPFYVVAIAIVVHGLSGYFVPGVAGLVPLPVQRLAVTLAAGTILGVLSTLTFAVAESRYGVDPDPT
- a CDS encoding ROK family protein, with protein sequence MASYVGVDLGATNVRAVVGDETGEIVGIARDATPTGPTGIAVTEAVLDVTRRACADAGVAPEEVVAAGVGSVGPLDLAAGAVEDPANLPDRIDRVPLTGPLSELLDTDRVSLHNDTNAGVIGERFYSDRNPDDMVYLTISTGIGAGVCVDGNVLTGWDGNAGEVGHVVVDHEGAMTCGCGREGHWEAYCSGQNVPRYARHLHETEDVPTDMPVDDESFGAPEVFAAAGTDPLATLTVERVQRWNVIGVADLVHAYAPLVVFVGGAVALENPETVLEPIRERLPERVMTNVPDVTLTTLGDDVVVKGALAAALTDGTGDRSRLSA
- a CDS encoding dihydrodipicolinate synthase family protein, translated to MHGIGPPLVTPFDESGDVDETKLREVVRWVEDHGVDFLVPCGSNGEAELLTADERTRVIEVVVEETDLPVLAGTGHPGRRETLAATTRAAEAGADAALVVTPFYYEHDQAALREYYRSVADESPLPVYLYSVPKYTGVRLTPETVGDLATHPNVAGMKDSSGDLGAFTRTRRRTADADFQLLVGSGSVLGPALDAGADGGVLALANVAPAAAAEVYETVADDPTAARERAADLVELNHAVTAAYGVAGLKYAMRQRGVSAGHVRSPHRPLTDGDAQARLEWLIEPF